A window from Planococcus maritimus encodes these proteins:
- the ndk gene encoding nucleoside-diphosphate kinase, whose translation MEKTFLMVKPDGVQRNVIGEIVSRFEKKGYHLAGAKLMQIPTELAEQHYGEHKERPFFGELVDFITSGPVFAMVWEGENVILTARQMMGATNPKDAAPGTIRGDFAVTVGKNMIHGSDSAESAGREIGLFFKEEELVSYEKTMNNWVN comes from the coding sequence ATGGAAAAAACATTTTTGATGGTAAAACCTGATGGTGTCCAACGCAATGTCATCGGTGAAATCGTTTCCCGTTTCGAGAAAAAAGGCTATCATTTGGCAGGCGCTAAATTGATGCAAATCCCGACTGAGCTTGCTGAACAGCATTACGGTGAGCACAAAGAGCGCCCATTCTTCGGCGAACTTGTAGATTTCATCACTTCCGGACCAGTATTCGCAATGGTATGGGAAGGCGAAAACGTCATCTTGACTGCGCGTCAAATGATGGGAGCTACAAACCCTAAAGATGCAGCTCCAGGAACAATCCGTGGTGACTTCGCAGTTACTGTCGGCAAAAACATGATCCACGGTTCTGATTCAGCTGAAAGCGCTGGGCGTGAAATCGGCTTGTTCTTCAAAGAAGAAGAATTGGTATCTTATGAAAAAACAATGAATAACTGGGTTAACTAA
- a CDS encoding DUF2768 domain-containing protein: MSSLDKMWVSFAGIAFLIISMGLIYLSRYKLQNGILKFLFALIAYVLLILGFFIMVFTIFSGPTGGA, from the coding sequence ATGAGTTCTTTGGATAAAATGTGGGTATCGTTTGCAGGCATCGCTTTTTTGATCATTTCCATGGGATTGATCTATTTGAGCCGATACAAATTGCAAAACGGCATCCTGAAATTTCTATTTGCGCTGATCGCGTATGTTCTGCTGATCCTGGGCTTCTTTATTATGGTTTTCACTATATTCAGCGGACCAACCGGTGGCGCCTGA
- a CDS encoding demethylmenaquinone methyltransferase, with translation MPKTKEQRVHEVFEKISENYDQMNSVISFQQHNKWRNDTMHKMQVAKGASCIDVCCGTADWTIALGEAAGPTGRVVGLDFSQNMLNVGHQKTDHMPQIELVQGNAMSLPYPDNSFDFATIGFGLRNVPDYEQVLSEMHRVLKPGGMIACLETSQPESVVFKPFFRMYFRFVMPVFGKLFAKSYKEYSWLQESAKTFPGMKDLAKLFSKVGFDKVKYKPYSGGAAALHMGLKK, from the coding sequence ATGCCGAAAACGAAAGAACAACGAGTTCACGAAGTATTTGAGAAAATATCTGAAAACTATGATCAAATGAATTCGGTCATCAGTTTTCAACAGCATAATAAATGGCGCAACGACACGATGCATAAAATGCAAGTAGCAAAAGGCGCGTCTTGCATCGATGTTTGTTGTGGTACAGCAGATTGGACGATTGCACTCGGAGAGGCCGCAGGGCCAACAGGGCGCGTGGTCGGACTGGACTTTAGCCAAAATATGTTGAATGTTGGGCACCAGAAAACAGACCATATGCCACAAATCGAATTGGTACAAGGAAATGCAATGTCTTTGCCATACCCAGACAATTCCTTCGACTTTGCGACAATCGGCTTTGGATTGCGCAATGTGCCAGATTATGAGCAAGTGTTATCTGAAATGCATCGAGTTTTGAAGCCTGGTGGAATGATTGCCTGCCTAGAAACTTCGCAGCCTGAAAGTGTTGTATTCAAACCATTTTTCCGGATGTATTTCCGGTTCGTTATGCCAGTCTTCGGCAAGCTTTTCGCTAAAAGCTATAAAGAGTATTCATGGCTCCAGGAATCAGCTAAGACGTTCCCGGGCATGAAAGACTTGGCGAAATTGTTCAGCAAAGTCGGTTTCGACAAAGTAAAATATAAACCGTATTCAGGAGGGGCTGCTGCTCTCCATATGGGATTGAAAAAGTAA
- a CDS encoding heptaprenyl diphosphate synthase component 1 — protein MNGQQIQSKIISMEIDVLKAVRQRTLDQLTEGPFVKEARLFFLLLPFFNGEQWSDKMESSARTVAIVYAALHSHDRVREEMPISKEQQLTVLAGDFYSGIYYQLLAESKNIEMVQKLATAIIQVSEKKASFHEPALQQPEQVEETATVIETALLNAFYEENGFTHYKQLMEQSLLYIRYTEELEALKNGEFSHILRLFSETLIQSAFIESWLTDRLESLGNDIVVSINDCELDFELKNVLLHQIIPHRLSAEPLTREG, from the coding sequence ATGAACGGACAACAAATACAATCCAAAATCATCTCCATGGAAATCGACGTACTAAAAGCAGTCCGCCAACGAACGCTAGACCAGTTGACGGAAGGGCCTTTTGTTAAAGAGGCTCGCCTGTTTTTCTTGCTGCTGCCGTTTTTTAACGGAGAGCAATGGTCGGATAAAATGGAGTCAAGCGCACGCACTGTCGCGATCGTCTATGCTGCGCTGCACTCGCATGATCGTGTGAGAGAAGAAATGCCCATCAGCAAAGAACAGCAGTTGACCGTACTCGCCGGAGACTTTTACAGCGGCATTTATTATCAATTGCTGGCTGAAAGTAAAAATATTGAAATGGTTCAAAAGCTCGCGACAGCCATCATTCAAGTAAGCGAAAAGAAAGCCTCTTTCCACGAGCCTGCGCTTCAGCAGCCGGAGCAAGTGGAAGAAACGGCGACAGTAATCGAGACAGCATTGCTGAATGCGTTCTACGAGGAAAACGGATTCACCCATTACAAGCAGCTAATGGAGCAATCCCTGCTCTATATACGCTATACAGAAGAGTTGGAAGCACTGAAAAACGGCGAGTTCAGCCATATATTGCGCTTATTTAGCGAGACTTTGATCCAGTCAGCATTCATCGAAAGTTGGCTCACCGATCGCCTGGAAAGCTTAGGCAATGACATCGTGGTGTCGATCAATGATTGCGAATTGGATTTTGAACTTAAAAATGTTTTGCTCCACCAAATTATTCCGCATCGGCTTAGTGCTGAACCGCTGACGCGAGAAGGATGA
- the hepT gene encoding heptaprenyl diphosphate synthase component II: protein MEKMKLKLLYSDLKPELESIEKELEQAVDSESLLLNDASLHLLQAGGKRIRPVFVLLAGKFGDYDIELLKRVAVPLELIHMASLVHDDVIDDSEIRRGRPTVKSEWNNSVAMYTGDFILARALERITEIESPRIHDILSKTLIEVCRGEIIQIEHKYRLDQSLRDYLRRIKRKTALLISSSCELGALVSGTDEKTAAHLRRFGYFIGMSFQIIDDILDFTASDQELGKPAGSDFIQGNITLPILYARQNPEIYQMLRDNLNLDISDEKRLEIVRTIRTSSAVDEAKRMSERYLEKALKELDYLPKGSAAKTMRKIAFFIGKRKF from the coding sequence GTGGAAAAGATGAAGTTGAAATTGCTCTATTCCGACCTAAAACCGGAGCTGGAATCGATCGAAAAAGAATTGGAACAGGCAGTGGATTCCGAATCCCTTCTATTAAATGATGCTTCTCTTCATTTATTGCAGGCCGGAGGAAAAAGAATCCGCCCTGTTTTTGTTTTGCTTGCCGGAAAATTCGGGGATTACGATATCGAATTGCTGAAGCGTGTTGCGGTGCCGTTAGAGCTTATACATATGGCATCTTTGGTCCACGATGATGTCATAGATGATTCGGAAATTCGCAGAGGCCGCCCAACCGTTAAATCGGAATGGAACAATAGCGTAGCGATGTATACTGGCGATTTCATTCTAGCTAGGGCGTTAGAGCGGATCACGGAAATTGAATCGCCAAGAATCCATGATATTTTGTCGAAGACTTTGATCGAAGTGTGCCGAGGAGAAATCATTCAAATCGAACATAAGTACAGACTCGATCAAAGCTTGCGGGATTATTTACGGCGCATTAAGCGTAAAACGGCGTTGTTGATTTCTTCAAGCTGCGAATTAGGGGCTTTGGTATCGGGAACCGATGAGAAAACGGCAGCACATTTGCGTCGCTTCGGTTACTTCATTGGCATGTCGTTCCAGATTATCGATGATATCTTGGACTTCACAGCCAGCGACCAAGAATTGGGCAAACCGGCCGGCAGCGATTTTATCCAAGGCAATATCACCTTGCCAATTTTATACGCACGCCAAAATCCTGAAATTTACCAAATGCTCCGTGATAACTTGAATTTGGACATTTCCGATGAAAAACGTTTGGAAATTGTCCGCACGATCCGCACGAGCAGCGCGGTTGATGAAGCGAAGCGAATGAGCGAACGTTATTTGGAGAAGGCGCTGAAAGAGCTGGATTATTTGCCTAAAGGCTCCGCAGCGAAAACGATGCGAAAAATTGCGTTTTTCATCGGCAAGCGAAAGTTTTAG
- a CDS encoding NAD(P)H-dependent glycerol-3-phosphate dehydrogenase, protein MEKVTIFGAGSWGTALSYVLAQNGHDLLLWSHRQDQADEINNHSNERYLKGVELPASLKATADLDEAVAHADVFILAVPTKAIREVSQDIHKRMTKKGLFVHVSKGIEPDSLKRISEMIREEIPADLIEEVVILSGPSHAEEVVQEHPTTVTAACENTQAANRVQDLFMNSYFRVYTNTDVIGVEIGGALKNIIALAVGITDGLGYGDNAKAAIMTRGLAEIARLGVKMGATPLTFSGLSGVGDLIVTCTSVHSRNWRAGNMLGKGKSVDEVLEEMGMVVEGIRTTKAAHQLAAEYKVPMPITEALYAVLFEGVKPENAVEELMGRMKKNEMEDLIDLL, encoded by the coding sequence ATGGAAAAAGTCACTATATTTGGGGCAGGAAGCTGGGGAACCGCACTTAGTTATGTGTTGGCGCAAAATGGCCATGACCTGTTGTTGTGGAGCCACCGCCAGGACCAAGCGGATGAAATCAATAACCATTCGAACGAGCGTTATTTAAAAGGAGTTGAACTTCCGGCTTCCTTAAAAGCGACAGCAGACCTGGATGAGGCTGTAGCGCATGCTGATGTGTTCATTCTGGCGGTGCCGACAAAAGCCATCCGGGAAGTTTCACAGGATATCCATAAGAGAATGACGAAAAAAGGTTTGTTTGTCCATGTCTCAAAAGGCATTGAACCAGATTCACTCAAACGAATCAGTGAAATGATCCGAGAAGAAATTCCGGCTGACCTGATCGAGGAAGTGGTCATTCTGTCAGGTCCAAGCCATGCAGAAGAAGTTGTTCAGGAGCATCCGACGACCGTCACTGCAGCATGTGAAAATACGCAAGCCGCGAACCGTGTACAGGATTTGTTCATGAATTCCTATTTTAGGGTCTACACGAATACTGATGTCATCGGAGTGGAAATCGGGGGCGCGTTAAAGAACATTATCGCCTTAGCGGTCGGAATCACAGATGGCTTAGGCTATGGTGACAATGCCAAAGCAGCGATTATGACTCGCGGCCTTGCAGAAATTGCCCGCCTTGGTGTGAAGATGGGGGCCACGCCGCTGACTTTCTCTGGACTATCGGGCGTAGGGGATTTAATTGTTACGTGCACGAGCGTTCATTCACGTAATTGGCGCGCAGGCAATATGCTGGGCAAAGGAAAAAGCGTCGATGAAGTGCTAGAGGAAATGGGCATGGTCGTTGAAGGAATTCGGACTACAAAAGCGGCCCACCAGTTGGCCGCTGAATACAAAGTGCCGATGCCAATCACAGAAGCTTTGTATGCAGTATTGTTCGAGGGCGTCAAACCGGAAAATGCGGTCGAAGAGCTGATGGGCCGCATGAAGAAAAACGAAATGGAAGATTTAATCGACTTGCTTTAA
- the folE gene encoding GTP cyclohydrolase I FolE — protein MKSHNVDLEKIEQAVGMILEAVGEDVGREGLQDTPKRVAKMYAEVFAGLKEDPKEYFRTVFHENHEELVLVKDIPFYSMCEHHLVPFFGKAHIAYIPRDGVVTGLSKLARAVETVAKRPQLQERITSTIADSMMETLNPHGVYVMVEAEHMCMTMRGIKKPGSKTVTAVARGVLETDDIKRSEVITYINMD, from the coding sequence ATGAAAAGCCATAACGTAGATCTGGAAAAAATAGAGCAAGCTGTCGGGATGATTTTGGAGGCAGTCGGAGAAGATGTGGGCCGTGAAGGGCTGCAAGATACCCCGAAGCGCGTCGCGAAAATGTATGCGGAAGTTTTTGCTGGGTTGAAAGAAGATCCGAAAGAATACTTCCGAACCGTATTCCATGAAAACCATGAAGAACTTGTGTTAGTAAAGGACATCCCATTTTATTCGATGTGTGAACATCATTTAGTGCCTTTCTTCGGAAAAGCGCATATCGCCTATATCCCACGTGATGGGGTAGTGACCGGGCTAAGCAAATTGGCGAGAGCGGTTGAAACAGTCGCAAAACGTCCACAATTGCAAGAACGCATCACTTCGACGATTGCGGACTCGATGATGGAGACCTTGAACCCACATGGTGTGTACGTCATGGTCGAAGCCGAGCATATGTGCATGACCATGCGCGGCATCAAGAAGCCTGGTTCGAAGACCGTAACGGCCGTTGCACGAGGCGTCTTAGAGACCGACGACATTAAACGCTCTGAAGTTATTACGTATATCAATATGGACTAA
- the mtrB gene encoding trp RNA-binding attenuation protein MtrB, whose product MAQTEYVVIRAQEDGVNVIGLTRGNDTKFHHTEKLDRGEVMIAQFTEHTSAMKIRGKAEIHSAHGIIESDAKK is encoded by the coding sequence ATGGCACAAACTGAATATGTGGTAATTCGCGCACAAGAAGACGGCGTCAATGTTATCGGACTGACGCGCGGCAATGATACAAAATTCCATCATACCGAAAAGCTCGACCGCGGCGAAGTGATGATCGCCCAATTCACTGAACATACATCGGCGATGAAAATTCGTGGCAAGGCGGAAATCCATTCCGCACACGGCATCATTGAAAGCGACGCGAAAAAGTAA
- a CDS encoding HU family DNA-binding protein has protein sequence MNKTELVNSVAEAAELSRKDAAKAVDAAFEAIQDALTKGDKVQLIGFGNFEVRERAARKGRNPQTGAEIEIAASKVPAFKPGKALKDAVK, from the coding sequence ATGAACAAAACAGAATTAGTGAACTCTGTTGCAGAAGCGGCTGAACTTTCTCGTAAAGATGCTGCGAAAGCAGTTGACGCTGCATTTGAAGCGATTCAAGATGCTCTAACTAAAGGTGACAAAGTACAATTGATCGGATTCGGTAACTTTGAAGTTCGTGAGCGTGCGGCCCGTAAAGGACGTAACCCACAAACAGGTGCTGAAATCGAGATTGCCGCAAGCAAGGTTCCTGCCTTTAAGCCAGGTAAAGCACTTAAAGACGCAGTGAAATAA
- the aroB gene encoding 3-dehydroquinate synthase, producing MRELCVETEHPYTVHIGQGAVKLLTESYGDLLGAADRVVVIADSQVAELHLDKLLDALKGLEPKVLRVPAGEQAKSAESFMDCHSFLLSENCSRNTVILAFGGGAIGDLSGFVASTFMRGVPFIQVPTTILAHDSAVGGKTAINHPLGKNMVGTFYQPRAVVYDGDFLETLPENEIRSGMAEVIKHAFISNEGWLDQLLAYDSLEAVSGEELEGHLEKGIAVKAAIVEEDEFEGGVRKFLNFGHTLAHAIEAHLGYGRMTHGEAVVLGMAYALELSGSPELPRFLKWAKVNQYPLERLKDMLFEELLPYMKKDKKSTAAALNFVLLGAVGQPYIETIPEQRAQAAYDTLRKTIKEMI from the coding sequence ATGAGGGAGTTGTGCGTCGAGACTGAACATCCATACACGGTGCATATCGGCCAGGGAGCGGTCAAGCTATTGACAGAGAGCTATGGCGATTTACTTGGAGCAGCTGACCGCGTCGTCGTGATTGCCGATAGCCAAGTAGCAGAGCTGCACTTAGATAAATTGCTCGATGCGTTGAAGGGGCTAGAGCCGAAAGTTCTCCGAGTGCCGGCAGGCGAACAGGCGAAATCCGCTGAAAGTTTTATGGATTGCCACAGCTTCCTGCTGTCAGAAAATTGCTCGCGCAACACGGTCATTCTCGCTTTTGGAGGAGGCGCAATTGGCGATCTCTCAGGTTTTGTCGCATCGACTTTCATGCGCGGTGTTCCGTTCATCCAAGTGCCGACAACGATCTTAGCCCATGACAGTGCAGTTGGCGGCAAAACCGCTATTAACCACCCGCTCGGCAAGAACATGGTTGGCACTTTCTATCAACCGCGAGCAGTCGTGTACGATGGCGACTTTCTCGAGACATTGCCTGAAAACGAAATCCGTTCCGGAATGGCTGAAGTGATCAAACACGCTTTTATTTCAAACGAAGGCTGGTTGGATCAATTATTGGCGTATGACAGTCTTGAGGCGGTTTCCGGCGAAGAACTCGAAGGACATCTCGAAAAAGGCATCGCGGTTAAAGCTGCGATTGTGGAAGAAGATGAATTTGAGGGAGGCGTCCGTAAATTCCTCAACTTCGGCCATACGCTGGCCCATGCCATCGAAGCGCATCTGGGCTATGGGAGAATGACGCACGGAGAAGCGGTCGTGCTAGGGATGGCCTATGCACTGGAATTGTCGGGCAGCCCTGAATTACCACGTTTCCTGAAATGGGCGAAGGTGAATCAGTATCCGTTAGAGCGTTTGAAGGACATGCTGTTTGAAGAACTTTTGCCTTATATGAAAAAAGACAAGAAATCGACTGCTGCAGCATTGAATTTTGTTTTACTGGGTGCTGTGGGCCAGCCCTATATTGAAACGATTCCAGAACAACGAGCGCAAGCGGCTTACGATACGCTAAGAAAAACGATCAAGGAGATGATCTGA
- the aroC gene encoding chorismate synthase, giving the protein MRYLTAGESHGPQLTAIIEGLPAQLPLTAEMINKELKRRQGGHGRGRRMQIETDTVEIVSGVRHGKTLGSPVALVVKNDDWKHWTNVMGIEPIEETDEVKRQLTRPRPGHADLNGGMKYGHRDLRNVLERSSARETTVRVAVGAVAKQLLAELGVKMVSHVTEIGGIKVDPQSYIGKSADEIRDIVEQDAVYCADATKTKEMTDLIDATKKNGDSIGGTVEVIIEGMPAGIGSYVHYDRKLDAKIAASVMSINAFKGVEFGLGFEMARRPGSEVHDEIVWDEQQGYSRSTNNLGGFEGGMTTGMPIVVRGVMKPIPTLYKPLKSVDIETKEPFQASIERSDSCAVPAASIVAEHVVAFEAANALLEQFDADQLPRLKENIESYKAYTKEF; this is encoded by the coding sequence ATGCGTTACTTAACAGCAGGAGAATCTCACGGTCCACAATTGACCGCCATTATTGAAGGGTTGCCAGCGCAATTGCCTTTGACGGCGGAAATGATTAATAAAGAATTGAAACGACGCCAAGGAGGACATGGCCGCGGTCGCCGCATGCAAATCGAAACCGATACGGTGGAGATTGTTTCAGGCGTTCGTCACGGCAAGACTTTAGGGTCGCCGGTCGCATTGGTCGTCAAAAACGACGACTGGAAGCATTGGACAAATGTTATGGGAATCGAACCAATCGAGGAAACCGATGAAGTGAAGCGCCAATTGACACGTCCGCGTCCAGGACATGCAGATTTAAATGGCGGCATGAAATATGGCCACCGCGACTTGCGTAACGTTTTGGAACGCTCTTCTGCCCGTGAAACAACCGTTCGTGTGGCAGTCGGTGCTGTAGCGAAGCAATTGCTCGCTGAACTCGGTGTGAAGATGGTTTCACATGTCACAGAAATTGGCGGCATCAAAGTTGATCCGCAAAGCTATATCGGAAAATCCGCAGATGAAATTCGTGACATCGTTGAGCAAGATGCTGTTTATTGTGCAGATGCCACAAAAACGAAAGAAATGACCGATTTGATCGACGCCACGAAGAAAAACGGCGACTCGATCGGCGGAACGGTAGAAGTCATTATAGAAGGCATGCCAGCGGGTATTGGCAGCTATGTGCATTACGACCGCAAACTGGATGCAAAAATTGCTGCTTCGGTGATGAGCATTAACGCATTCAAAGGCGTCGAATTCGGCCTTGGATTTGAAATGGCGCGCCGTCCTGGCAGTGAAGTCCACGATGAAATCGTTTGGGATGAGCAACAAGGTTACAGCCGCAGCACGAATAACCTCGGAGGCTTTGAAGGTGGCATGACGACTGGCATGCCGATTGTTGTCCGCGGTGTGATGAAACCGATCCCGACTCTCTACAAGCCGCTGAAAAGTGTCGATATCGAAACAAAAGAACCTTTCCAAGCAAGCATTGAGCGTTCAGACAGCTGTGCAGTTCCAGCTGCCTCGATCGTGGCAGAGCATGTCGTCGCCTTTGAAGCGGCGAATGCCTTATTAGAGCAGTTTGATGCAGATCAATTGCCGCGTCTGAAAGAAAACATCGAAAGCTATAAAGCCTATACAAAGGAGTTTTAA